One Syntrophus gentianae DNA window includes the following coding sequences:
- a CDS encoding CheR family methyltransferase: MNSSELSDREFEKISQLVYSQCGINLHDGKKELVKARLGKRLREGNFRSFSDYYKYVTTREGTDELITMIDSISTNLTYFFREESHFQRLQTIVKSILDNADKQRQKIPAIRIWSAGCSTGEEPYSLGITIKESLNGFPANVKIMATDISTRVLKIAGNGVYPVEKTKNITSAILRKYFQQGHGNWDGYIRIKKEISDMIDFSRFNLMETPSSNHEFDIIFCRNVMIYFDKQTQGSVVNKFYNCLGKGGYLFIGHSESLTGLDHAFKYIEPSVYRK, translated from the coding sequence ATGAATTCATCTGAGTTAAGCGATAGAGAATTTGAAAAAATAAGCCAGCTTGTTTATTCCCAGTGCGGCATTAATCTCCACGATGGAAAGAAAGAGCTGGTTAAGGCCAGATTAGGGAAACGCTTACGTGAAGGAAACTTCCGATCGTTTTCAGACTATTACAAATATGTAACGACACGAGAGGGAACCGATGAGCTCATCACGATGATTGATTCCATCTCAACGAATCTAACCTATTTTTTCCGGGAGGAATCTCATTTTCAACGGTTGCAGACCATTGTCAAATCTATCCTGGATAATGCTGACAAACAAAGGCAGAAAATACCGGCAATTAGAATCTGGAGTGCAGGATGTTCAACGGGAGAGGAACCTTATTCCTTGGGAATTACAATCAAGGAATCTTTAAACGGTTTTCCGGCAAACGTGAAGATCATGGCAACGGATATATCGACCAGGGTCCTGAAGATAGCAGGAAACGGGGTATATCCCGTTGAGAAAACGAAAAATATTACTTCGGCTATATTGAGGAAATATTTTCAACAGGGTCATGGAAACTGGGATGGATACATCAGAATAAAGAAGGAAATCAGCGACATGATTGATTTTTCAAGGTTTAATCTAATGGAGACCCCTTCTTCAAATCATGAATTTGACATCATATTCTGTAGGAATGTCATGATTTATTTTGATAAGCAGACACAGGGATCAGTCGTCAATAAATTCTATAACTGTCTGGGTAAAGGTGGTTATTTGTTCATAGGGCATTCTGAAAGTCTTACGGGTTTGGATCATGCCTTCAAATATATCGAACCTAGTGTGTATCGGAAATAA
- the radA gene encoding DNA repair protein RadA → MKKSKTSFFCRNCGYESPKWMGKCPACNEWNAFIEEEASGLPGDSRYAALQSNEIPLSIDAIEADEKERIETKVLELDRVLGGGIVEGSAILVGGDPGIGKSTLLLQMLQKLAEQGRNVLYVSGEESARQIKLRGLRIGAGSKNLLILVETALDNILQHLQKVSPDVAVIDSVQTVYSSSLGSAPGSVGQVRETAGRLILFAKKTGISIFLVGHVTKDGAIAGPKVLEHMVDTVLYFEGDSGHAYRIVRGIKNRFGPSNEIGVFEMRDSGLTEVGNPSAFFLSDRPDSASGSAVVPSMEGTRPILVEIQALVSPSTLGMPRRTSIGVDSNRVSLLVAVLDRICGLHLGSHDIFLNVAGGIRVDEPAVDLGIVAAMASSFLNRPIFPGTVVFGEVGLTGEVRGIAQMLLRIREATRMGFTRCILPRALSQEISDSSGMELCRVGNLGELLENLF, encoded by the coding sequence TTGAAGAAGAGCAAGACAAGTTTTTTTTGCCGCAACTGTGGGTATGAATCGCCGAAGTGGATGGGAAAATGTCCGGCCTGCAATGAGTGGAACGCCTTCATTGAGGAAGAGGCCAGCGGATTGCCGGGCGATTCCCGTTATGCAGCCCTGCAGAGCAATGAAATTCCCCTGTCCATCGATGCCATCGAGGCTGATGAAAAGGAACGAATCGAAACGAAGGTGCTTGAACTGGATCGGGTTCTGGGCGGCGGGATTGTCGAAGGTTCCGCCATTCTCGTCGGCGGCGATCCCGGCATAGGCAAGTCGACCCTGCTCTTGCAGATGCTGCAGAAGCTTGCGGAACAAGGTCGAAATGTCCTCTATGTGTCCGGAGAGGAATCAGCACGGCAGATCAAGCTGCGGGGCCTGCGGATCGGGGCCGGATCGAAGAACTTGCTGATTCTGGTAGAAACAGCCCTGGATAACATACTTCAGCATTTACAGAAAGTCAGTCCGGATGTCGCAGTAATTGATTCCGTTCAGACGGTCTATTCATCGAGCCTCGGATCTGCGCCGGGGAGCGTCGGGCAGGTCAGAGAGACGGCCGGCCGATTGATCCTTTTTGCGAAGAAGACGGGGATCTCCATCTTTCTCGTCGGCCATGTCACCAAGGACGGCGCCATAGCCGGCCCCAAAGTCCTGGAGCACATGGTCGATACCGTCCTCTATTTTGAAGGAGATTCCGGTCATGCCTATCGGATTGTCCGCGGGATAAAGAATCGGTTCGGACCGAGCAATGAGATCGGGGTCTTCGAAATGAGAGATTCCGGTTTGACGGAAGTGGGGAATCCGTCGGCATTTTTCCTTTCCGATCGGCCTGATTCCGCGTCGGGATCTGCGGTCGTTCCGAGCATGGAAGGCACCCGTCCGATCCTTGTAGAGATCCAGGCACTGGTCAGCCCTTCCACCTTGGGGATGCCGAGAAGAACCAGCATCGGCGTCGATTCCAACCGGGTGTCCCTGCTGGTGGCCGTCCTGGATCGCATCTGCGGATTACATCTCGGCTCTCACGACATCTTTCTCAATGTGGCCGGCGGTATCCGGGTGGACGAACCGGCCGTGGACCTGGGGATTGTGGCGGCGATGGCATCCAGTTTTCTGAACCGGCCGATTTTTCCGGGAACGGTGGTCTTCGGAGAAGTGGGATTGACAGGAGAAGTGCGGGGGATTGCACAAATGCTTCTGCGGATTCGGGAAGCGACGCGAATGGGATTTACCCGCTGCATTCTTCCCCGCGCCCTCTCTCAGGAGATTTCCGATTCTTCCGGGATGGAGCTCTGCCGGGTCGGAAATCTGGGAGAACTTCTGGAAAATCTCTTTTAA
- a CDS encoding response regulator gives MSFNVLIVDDSNSMRGVIKKIISMSGFKVDTCLEAGNGREAVTLLENNWVDVIISDINMPEMNGLEMLSHLKKDDLFRDIPVIMITTEGSSTRMEEAFQYGAKGFIKKPFLPEDLKKILNEVLGVCDDGSYGENEGDDNDFDF, from the coding sequence ATGTCCTTTAACGTACTGATTGTTGATGATTCCAACTCAATGCGGGGAGTCATAAAGAAGATTATTTCCATGTCTGGATTCAAAGTGGATACCTGTCTTGAAGCCGGCAACGGAAGAGAAGCGGTAACTCTGCTTGAAAACAACTGGGTGGATGTCATCATTTCGGACATTAATATGCCGGAAATGAACGGGCTTGAAATGTTAAGCCATCTGAAAAAAGATGATCTATTTAGAGATATTCCAGTGATCATGATCACAACGGAAGGCAGCAGTACAAGGATGGAAGAGGCATTTCAGTACGGCGCGAAGGGATTTATAAAAAAGCCGTTTTTACCGGAAGATTTGAAAAAAATTCTCAATGAAGTGTTAGGGGTCTGCGATGATGGAAGTTATGGGGAAAATGAGGGAGATGATAACGACTTCGACTTTTGA
- the ald gene encoding alanine dehydrogenase — protein MKIGVPKEIKDNEYRVALTPGSVEMLVREGAEVLVQCGAGEGSGFADQEYRSSGAILLPEAAAVWEGSAMIMKVKEPQPVEYAYLRKDMILFTYLHLAAEPELTKVLLEAGTTAIAYETVQLDSGVLPLLMPMSEVAGRMSIQVIAHYLEKENGGRGKLLGGVPGVRPADVVILGGGIVGSNAAKMALGMGAHVTIIDTNADRLRYLDEVLHGNLTTLGSNFQNIADSVKHADGVVGSVLIPGAKAPKLVSREMVASMKPGSVIVDVAIDQGGCVETARPTKHSDPVYRLHEVIHYCVTNMPGAVPRTSTYALNNVTLPYAMKIAKSDLLEVIKRDTSLFRGVNTLTGHLTSRPVGEAHSLEYVPLQKLFKS, from the coding sequence ATGAAGATAGGCGTTCCGAAAGAAATCAAAGATAACGAGTATCGCGTTGCCTTGACGCCTGGAAGTGTCGAAATGCTTGTCCGGGAAGGTGCCGAAGTGCTCGTGCAGTGCGGTGCGGGGGAGGGGAGTGGATTCGCGGATCAGGAATACCGTTCATCGGGAGCCATCCTTTTACCGGAAGCGGCAGCCGTATGGGAAGGTTCGGCGATGATTATGAAAGTTAAGGAACCACAGCCTGTTGAATATGCTTATCTTCGGAAGGATATGATTCTTTTTACTTATCTACACCTTGCCGCTGAGCCGGAGCTGACAAAGGTGCTTCTGGAGGCTGGAACAACCGCGATTGCCTACGAAACGGTTCAGCTTGACAGTGGTGTGCTGCCCCTGCTGATGCCCATGTCGGAGGTGGCCGGCCGAATGTCCATTCAGGTCATTGCCCACTATCTGGAAAAAGAAAACGGGGGAAGGGGAAAGCTTCTGGGAGGAGTGCCCGGTGTCCGTCCGGCGGATGTGGTCATTCTCGGTGGGGGGATTGTGGGGAGCAATGCGGCAAAAATGGCTCTGGGAATGGGGGCTCATGTCACCATCATCGATACCAATGCGGATCGCCTCCGTTATCTGGATGAGGTGCTTCACGGAAATTTAACGACGCTTGGCTCCAATTTCCAGAATATTGCCGATTCCGTCAAACACGCCGATGGCGTGGTAGGGAGTGTCCTGATCCCTGGCGCCAAAGCGCCGAAACTTGTCAGCCGGGAGATGGTGGCCTCCATGAAACCGGGGAGCGTCATCGTGGATGTCGCGATAGACCAGGGTGGTTGCGTGGAAACGGCGAGACCGACAAAACACAGCGATCCCGTTTATCGCCTCCATGAGGTCATCCATTATTGCGTGACGAACATGCCCGGCGCCGTTCCCCGGACCTCCACCTATGCCTTGAACAATGTGACCCTTCCCTACGCCATGAAAATCGCCAAGTCAGATCTTCTGGAGGTTATAAAACGGGATACATCCCTTTTCCGGGGTGTGAATACGCTGACGGGACATCTCACCAGTCGTCCCGTCGGTGAGGCCCACTCATTGGAATATGTTCCCTTGCAGAAGCTGTTTAAAAGCTGA
- a CDS encoding chemotaxis protein CheW, with protein sequence MPSAIEETMSQAVAMMTDREGKYLTFSLAGEEYGISILKVKEIIGMMPITTVPQTPLYVKGVINLRGKVIPVVDLRSKFGMDSMEYTERTCIIVVEIAFAGKMIPMGIVVDSVSEVLNIKAGDIEETPSFGSRLDTDYILGMAKVSGGVKILLDIDRVMNAEEVAALVQ encoded by the coding sequence ATGCCCAGTGCAATCGAAGAAACAATGTCCCAGGCTGTTGCCATGATGACCGACAGGGAAGGCAAATATCTGACTTTTTCCCTTGCCGGGGAGGAATATGGAATCAGCATTCTGAAAGTGAAGGAAATTATAGGCATGATGCCTATTACAACCGTGCCTCAGACACCGCTTTATGTCAAAGGTGTTATCAATCTTCGTGGCAAGGTTATCCCCGTTGTAGATCTACGCAGTAAATTCGGGATGGACTCGATGGAGTACACCGAACGTACCTGCATCATTGTTGTGGAGATTGCCTTTGCGGGAAAAATGATTCCGATGGGAATTGTTGTTGATTCCGTTTCGGAAGTGCTGAACATAAAAGCCGGTGATATCGAAGAAACACCAAGTTTTGGAAGTCGACTGGATACGGATTATATCCTTGGCATGGCCAAAGTGAGTGGTGGCGTAAAAATATTACTGGACATTGATCGTGTCATGAATGCAGAAGAAGTGGCCGCACTGGTGCAATAA
- a CDS encoding response regulator — protein MKRHILVVDDEEAIRSLFESLFPEGDYDVHTVQDGLEALQLLKEITINVIFLDLKLFGMDGITLCRQIRQTNPVAIIHAMTGWSVLYDLEECRSAGFDDYFVKPLDIDLILSTVQESFKKLDRWRQKSILPSVDPSRSLP, from the coding sequence GTGAAAAGACATATCTTGGTTGTAGACGATGAAGAAGCAATAAGATCTTTATTTGAGAGTCTTTTTCCGGAAGGTGATTATGATGTCCATACAGTCCAGGATGGTCTGGAAGCTCTACAGCTATTAAAGGAAATCACGATAAACGTCATTTTCCTCGATCTCAAGTTATTCGGAATGGACGGAATCACCTTGTGCCGGCAAATTCGTCAGACCAATCCCGTTGCCATTATCCACGCGATGACCGGCTGGTCGGTCCTTTATGATCTCGAAGAATGCCGCTCCGCAGGATTTGATGATTATTTCGTCAAACCCTTGGACATTGACCTGATTTTATCGACGGTCCAAGAATCCTTCAAGAAACTTGATCGCTGGCGACAAAAATCAATACTTCCTTCCGTAGACCCATCTCGTTCTCTTCCGTAA
- a CDS encoding sigma-54-dependent transcriptional regulator: protein MKKQKILIAEDDDLNRNNLTELLSLEGYEVHAVENGKEAMASFVEDKYDLVITDLKMPQGDGLELLKFVKDMNPDNIVIMMTGFGTVDSAVEAMKFGAFDYISKPMKDDLVKLTVSRALSFASLQEENVTLRDNLREKYDFGKMLGYSECMKTIFDTIEKVAKSDSTVIIYGESGTGKELVARAIHFNSDRKNFPLIPVNCGAIPEELLESELFGHEKGAFTGAIRNRLGRFELAQGGTIFLNEIGDMSPSLQVKLLRVIQEKQFERIGGVKTINADVRILAATNQNLEEAVAEKRFREDLYYRINVIPIHLPALRERGPDIAILANHFLQKFAQMKKKEVTHISPEAIACLLHYPWPGNVRELENLIEMLVVLKEGNDIVLEDLPLKIRQFKREAQTIGAIQIPEEGIDFNELVSQFEKDILLNALEKSGGVKNRAAKLLNLNRTTLVEKLKRLNISAEA, encoded by the coding sequence ATGAAAAAACAAAAGATACTGATTGCCGAGGATGATGATCTCAACAGAAATAATTTGACGGAATTGCTGTCACTGGAAGGTTATGAAGTCCATGCCGTCGAAAATGGGAAGGAGGCCATGGCTTCCTTTGTGGAGGATAAATATGACCTTGTTATCACCGATCTGAAGATGCCGCAGGGTGATGGGTTGGAACTCCTGAAATTTGTCAAAGACATGAATCCCGATAATATCGTCATCATGATGACCGGCTTCGGCACGGTTGATTCGGCTGTTGAAGCGATGAAGTTTGGCGCCTTTGATTACATATCCAAGCCAATGAAAGATGACCTGGTCAAATTAACGGTCAGCAGAGCGTTGTCCTTTGCCAGTCTCCAGGAAGAAAATGTCACCTTACGAGACAACCTCAGGGAGAAATATGATTTTGGCAAGATGCTCGGATACAGTGAATGCATGAAGACCATCTTCGACACGATCGAAAAGGTTGCCAAATCCGACAGTACCGTGATCATCTATGGTGAAAGCGGAACAGGGAAGGAACTTGTGGCGCGGGCCATCCACTTCAACAGCGACAGAAAGAATTTTCCTTTGATTCCCGTCAACTGCGGTGCGATCCCCGAAGAACTTCTTGAAAGCGAACTATTTGGACACGAAAAGGGTGCTTTTACCGGCGCAATACGAAACAGACTGGGAAGGTTTGAACTCGCCCAGGGGGGAACAATTTTTCTTAACGAAATCGGAGACATGAGTCCATCGCTTCAAGTCAAATTATTGAGAGTCATTCAGGAAAAGCAATTCGAGCGAATTGGAGGCGTCAAAACGATCAATGCTGACGTTCGAATTCTCGCCGCCACCAATCAAAATCTGGAAGAAGCCGTTGCGGAAAAGCGTTTCCGGGAAGACCTTTATTACAGGATCAATGTCATCCCCATCCACCTGCCGGCTCTTCGCGAAAGAGGTCCCGATATTGCGATCCTGGCCAACCACTTCCTGCAGAAATTTGCACAGATGAAAAAGAAGGAGGTTACCCATATCTCTCCAGAGGCGATTGCCTGCCTGCTCCATTACCCGTGGCCGGGAAATGTCCGGGAGCTGGAGAATCTGATCGAAATGCTTGTGGTCTTGAAAGAAGGCAATGACATTGTTCTTGAAGATCTCCCTTTGAAAATTCGCCAGTTCAAGCGGGAAGCTCAAACCATTGGAGCCATTCAAATTCCAGAAGAAGGGATTGATTTTAATGAACTTGTCAGTCAGTTTGAAAAAGATATTCTTCTTAATGCCTTGGAAAAAAGCGGTGGCGTCAAGAACAGAGCCGCGAAACTACTGAATCTCAATCGGACAACCCTTGTAGAAAAGCTGAAGCGCCTTAATATCTCCGCAGAAGCATAA
- a CDS encoding chemotaxis protein CheD, whose protein sequence is MGDVVIGISDLKVSNKADDVLVTYALGSCIAVAIYDPKVKVGGLLHYMLPDSSLDMNKAKATPGMFADTGIPLLFKACYNLGAQKKSMIVKVIGGASILDDTNFFRIGQKNIMAVRKMFWKNNVMINAEDTGSNYNRTVRLEINTGKVFIKRSGGLLKEL, encoded by the coding sequence ATGGGTGATGTTGTCATTGGGATATCGGATTTAAAGGTGAGTAATAAGGCGGATGATGTTCTCGTTACTTATGCGCTTGGTTCCTGCATTGCCGTGGCGATTTATGATCCCAAGGTCAAGGTGGGGGGGCTTTTGCATTATATGCTTCCAGATTCCTCCTTGGACATGAATAAGGCAAAGGCAACGCCAGGCATGTTTGCCGATACGGGGATTCCTCTCCTATTCAAGGCTTGCTACAATCTGGGGGCACAGAAGAAATCGATGATCGTCAAAGTCATCGGGGGCGCCAGTATCCTGGACGATACGAATTTTTTCCGTATCGGCCAGAAAAACATCATGGCAGTTCGAAAGATGTTCTGGAAAAACAATGTCATGATCAACGCGGAAGACACGGGAAGCAACTACAATCGCACCGTGCGCCTTGAGATCAATACGGGGAAGGTATTTATAAAACGATCGGGTGGATTGCTAAAGGAATTATAA
- a CDS encoding HDOD domain-containing protein encodes MINKIIKSVDNLPAFPATVVKVMGLLSSEDYSLAEVAKVISFDQSITGNILKISNSAQLSGGRSIKTIRDAVSYLGKENLIRAVQTAGISKYYKTKIKGYVSTASDLWEHSVAVALMSQILSKKIYGVENSVLYTAALLHDVGKIIMGEYIYESIEKINELVEKKQCSFLEAEEVIVGMNHAELGGKITGRWNFPSEICDAISFHHHPDLLEKNTIETQWIVYLADQLCMMLGIGNGVDGLAYRGVSEALKKFDLRDKDLQVYMMDLLDALDDARSMLEIV; translated from the coding sequence ATGATCAACAAGATAATAAAATCAGTCGATAATCTTCCTGCATTTCCTGCCACAGTAGTTAAGGTGATGGGTTTGTTGTCGAGTGAGGACTATTCTTTGGCTGAAGTCGCAAAAGTGATCAGCTTCGATCAGTCAATTACGGGAAACATCCTGAAAATAAGTAATTCAGCTCAGTTAAGCGGCGGTCGATCTATCAAGACAATTCGGGATGCCGTGAGTTATCTGGGCAAAGAGAATCTGATTCGCGCTGTGCAGACAGCCGGAATATCGAAATACTATAAGACGAAAATCAAAGGATATGTTTCAACCGCATCGGATCTGTGGGAACATTCTGTCGCTGTGGCCTTAATGTCCCAGATCCTGTCCAAGAAGATATACGGGGTTGAAAATTCGGTTCTTTATACAGCGGCCCTTCTCCATGACGTGGGAAAAATCATCATGGGGGAGTATATTTATGAATCCATTGAAAAAATAAACGAACTCGTCGAAAAAAAACAATGCTCGTTTCTTGAAGCCGAAGAAGTGATCGTTGGCATGAATCACGCAGAACTTGGTGGAAAGATTACCGGACGTTGGAATTTTCCATCAGAAATTTGTGACGCAATTTCCTTTCATCATCATCCGGATCTTCTGGAAAAAAATACCATAGAAACGCAGTGGATTGTCTATCTTGCGGATCAACTGTGCATGATGCTGGGTATAGGCAATGGCGTCGACGGGCTGGCGTATCGTGGTGTGAGTGAGGCCCTGAAGAAATTCGATCTTCGGGATAAGGACCTGCAAGTATATATGATGGATTTACTGGATGCTCTTGATGATGCCCGGAGCATGCTGGAAATTGTTTAG